One genomic window of Saccopteryx bilineata isolate mSacBil1 chromosome 4, mSacBil1_pri_phased_curated, whole genome shotgun sequence includes the following:
- the ALDH6A1 gene encoding methylmalonate-semialdehyde/malonate-semialdehyde dehydrogenase [acylating], mitochondrial, producing MAVVVAAAAVRARILQVSSKVNSTWYPASFSSSAPTVKLFIDGKFVESKSDKWIDIHNPATNEVIGRVPQATKAEMDAAVASCKRSFPAWADTSVLSRQQVLLRYQQLIKENLKEIARLITLEQGKTLADAEGDVFRGLQVVEHACSVTSLMLGETMPSITKDMDLYSYRVPLGVCAGIAPFNFPAMIPLWMFPMAMVCGNTFLMKPSERVPGATMLLAKLLQDSGAPDGTLNIIHGQHEAVNFICDHPDIRAISFVGSNQAGEYIFERGSRHGKRVQANMGAKNHGVVMPDANKENTLNQLVGAAFGAAGQRCMALSTAILVGEAKKWLPELVERAKNLRVNAGDQPGADLGPLITPQAKERVCNLIESGTKEGASILLDGRKIKVKGYENGNFVGPTIISKVKPNMTCYKEEIFGPVLVVLETDTLDEAIKIVNDNPYGNGTAIFTTNGATARKYSHLVDVGQVGVNVPIPVPLPMFSFTGSRSSFRGDTNFYGKQGIQFYTQLKTITSQWKEEDATLSSPAVVMPTMGR from the exons GTTTCTTCCAAGGTGAACTCCACTTGGTACCCAGCATCCTTCTCTTCTTCAGCG cCAACTGTAAAACTCTTCATTGATGGGAAATTTGTTGAATCCAAAAGTGACAAATGGATCGACATTCACAACCCA GCCACCAATGAGGTCATTGGTCGGGTCCCTCAGGCCACCAAGGCTGAAATGGATGCAGCTGTTGCTTCCTGCAAACGTTCTTTTCCCGCATGGGCAGACACTTCTGTGTTAAGCCGTCAGCAGGTTCTGCTTCGCTATCAACAGCTTATTAAAGAAAACTTG AAAGAAATTGCCAGGTTAATCACGCTGGAACAAGGGAAGACCCTAGCTGATGCTGAAGGAGATGTATTTCGAGGCCTTC AGGTGGTTGAGCATGCCTGTAGTGTGACATCCCTCATGCTGGGAGAGACCATGCCATCCATTACCAAAGACATGGACCTTTATTCCTACCGCGTGCCTCTGGGGGTGTGTGCAGGCATTGCTCCATTCAATTTTCCGGCCATGATCCCCCTCTGGATGTTTCCCATGGCCATGGTGTGTGGAAATACCTTCCTAATGAAACCATCAGAGCGAGTCCCTGGAGCAACTATGCTTCTTGCTAAGTTGCTCCAGGACTCTGGTGCCCCTGATGGAACACTGAACATCATCCATGGACAGCATGAAG CTGTAAACTTTATTTGTGACCATCCGGATATCAGAGCAATCAGCTTTGTGGGATCCAACCAGGCAGGAGAGTACATCTTCGAGAGAGGGTCAAGACATGGCAAGAGAGTTCAAGCCAATATG GGAGCTAAGAACCATGGGGTGGTCATGCCAGATGCCAATAAGGAAAATACCCTGAACCAGCTGGTTGGGGCAGCATTTGGAGCTGCTGGTCAGCGCTGCATGGCTCTTTCAACGGCGATCCTTGTGGGAGAAGCTAAGAAGTGGCTGCCAGAGCTGGTGGAGCGAGCCAAAAACCTGAGAGTCAATGCAG GAGACCAGCCTGGAGCTGATCTCGGCCCTCTGATCACCCCTCAGGCCAAAGAGCGAGTCTGTAATCTGATTGAAAGCGGAACAAAGGAGGGAGCTTCCATCCTTCTTGATGGTAGAAAAATTAAAGTCAAAGGCTATGAAAATGGCAACTTTGTTGGACCAACCATCATCTCAAAAGTCAAG CCAAATATGACCTGTTACAAGGAGGAGATTTTTGGTCCAGTTCTTGTGGTTCTGGAGACAGACACTTTGGATGAAGCCATCAAGATTGTAAATGATAACCCATATGGAAATGGAACTGCCATCTTCACCACTAATGGAGCCACTGCTCGGAAATATTCCCACTTGGTGGATGTTGGACAG GTGGGTGTGAATGTCCCCATTCCAGTGCCTTTACCAATGTTCTCATTCACTGGCTCTCGATCTTCCTTCAGGGGAGACACCAACTTCTATGGCAAACAG GGCATCCAATTCTATACTCAGCTAAAGACTATCACTTCTCAGTGGAAAGAAGAAGATGCTACTCTTTCTTCACCTGCTGTAGTCATGCCTACCATGGGCCGTTAG